The Panicum hallii strain FIL2 chromosome 9, PHallii_v3.1, whole genome shotgun sequence genome has a window encoding:
- the LOC112872624 gene encoding mitogen-activated protein kinase kinase 9-like yields the protein MALTVRERRLPQLHISLDVPSCAFRHPNPPVAAAASTSGSRADGEFRLSDFERLAVLGRGNGGTVYKVAHRRTSALYALKVLHRGDPGAAAEVDALRRADCSPHVVRCHSVLPAAAASGDVALLLELVDGGSLDAVVARCGAFPELALAEVAAQALSGLAHLHARRVVHRDVKPANLLVSAAGEVKIADFGIAKVLSRAGDHCAAYEGTATYMSPERFDTERHGHADPCTADVWSLGVTILELLMGRYPLLPAGQKPSWAALMCTICFGELPSLPDGAASPELRAFVAACLQKDYTKRASVAQLLAHPFVAGRDIVASKDALRRMVAEA from the coding sequence ATGGCTCTGACTGTCAGAGAGAGGAGGCTCCCCCAGCTGCACATCTCCCTCGACGTGCCCTCGTGCGCGTTCCGGCACCCCAATCcaccggtggcggcggcggcgtcgacgtCCGGGTCGCGTGCTGACGGAGAGTTCCGGCTCTCGGACTTCGAAAGGCTCGCCGTGCTGGGGCGCGGGAACGGGGGAACGGTGTACAAGGTCGCCCACCGCCGGACGTCGGCGCTGTACGCGCTCAAGGTGCTGCACCGCGGCGACCCGGGggccgcggcggaggtggaCGCCCTGCGGCGCGCCGACTGCTCGCCGCACGTCGTGCGGTGCCACTCCGTgctcccggcggcggcggcctccggCGACGTCGCGCTCCTGCTCGAGCTGGTGGACGGCGGCTCGCTGGACGCCGTCGTGGCCCGGTGCGGGGCGTTCCCGGAGCTCGCGCTCGCGGAGGTCGCGGCGCAGGCGCTGTCCGGCCTGGCGCACCTCCACGCGCGCCGCGTCGTCCACCGCGACGTCAAGCCGGCGAACCTCCTCGTCAGCGCGGCCGGGGAGGTCAAGATCGCCGACTTCGGCATCGCCAAGGTCCTCTCCCGCGCCGGCGACCACTGCGCCGCCTACGAGGGTACCGCCACGTACATGAGCCCCGAACGGTTCGACACGGAGCGCCACGGCCACGCCGACCCCTGCACCGCCGACGTCTGGAGCCTAGGCGTGACCATCCTCGAGCTCCTCATGGGCCGGTacccgctcctccccgccgggcAGAAGCCGAGCTGGGCGGCACTGATGTGCACCATCTGCTTCGGCGAGCTGCCTTCGCTGCcggacggcgcggcgtcgcCGGAGCTCCGGGCGTTCGTAGCCGCGTGCCTGCAGAAGGACTACACGAAACGGGCGTCGGTGGCGCAGCTTCTTGCGCACCCGTTCGTCGCCGGAAGGGACATCGTGGCCTCGAAAGACGCGCTCCGGCGGATGGTCGCCGAAGCCTGA
- the LOC112873735 gene encoding binding partner of ACD11 1, producing the protein MEMRTVKVSNLSLNAVKREITEFFSFSGDIEYVEMQSESEWSQLAYVTFKDSQGAETAVLLSGATIVDRAVIITPAENYQLTPEAHKQLSGASPTTESAVRKAEDVVSSMLAKGFVLSKDALNLARSFDERHNILSNATATVASIDRQYGLSEKINLGRTIVGSKVKEVDERYQVSELTKSALAAAEQKASIAGSAILSNQYVSAGASWLTSAFGMVTKAAGDMTSMAKDKVERAEEEREAIMWEERNGLVSEYAKIHLDEPSPWEPAVLPLESVDEQKLQAI; encoded by the exons ATGCGAACAGTAAAAGTTAGCAACCTTTCATTAAACGCTGTGAAAAGAGAGATAACAGAGTTCTTTAGTTTCTCTGGGGATATAGAATATGTTGAAATGCAAAG TGAATCCGAATGGTCACAGCTTGCTTATGTCACATTTAAAGACTCACAGGGAGCAGAGACTGCTGTTCTTCTCTCG GGGGCAACAATTGTTGATCGTGCTGTCATCATAACTCCAGCTGAGAACTACCAACTAACTCCTGAAGCACACAAACAATTATCG GGAGCAAGCCCCACTACTGAATCTGCAGTCAGGAAGGCAGAAGATGTTGTCAGCAGCATGTTGGCCAAGGGCTTTGTCCTCAGCAAGGATGCTCTCAATTTAGCAAGATCCTTTGACGAGCGTCACAACATCCTGTCCAATGCTACTGCCACTGTTGCATCTATAGACCGCCAGTATGGCCTGAGCGAAAAAATCAATCTGGGCCGAACCATTGTTGGCAGCAAGGTCAAGGAGGTGGATGAACGTTACCAGGTCTCAGAACTCACCAAGTCTGCTTTGGCCGCTGCTGAGCAGAAAGCCAGTATTGCAGGCTCTGCTATCTTGAGTAACCAATATGTCTCAGCTGGTGCTTCCTGGTTAACCAGCGCATTCGGTATGGTAACTAAGGCGGCAGGTGACATGACCTCGATGGCGAAAGACAAGGTAGAGAGGGctgaggaggagagagaagcCATCATGTGGGAGGAGAGGAACGGGCTGGTGAGCGAGTACGCAAAGATCCACCTTGACGAGCCCTCTCCATGGGAACCTGCAGTTCTTCCTTTGGAATCAGTTGATGAGCAGAAGCTCCAGGCTATTTGA